A genomic region of uncultured Paludibaculum sp. contains the following coding sequences:
- a CDS encoding gluconate 2-dehydrogenase subunit 3 family protein has protein sequence MLTPRQAALLEAWTETLIPADHDAGARQAGVVTYIDRQLNRKFKRHQPAYRDALAAVDRLAEGRFEEWTPEQRTALLASMEQGSAPREFFPDGGKAAFELVLAHTMQGFYGSPRHGGNRGYASWNMIGVPPLPVRGRQQYEVQS, from the coding sequence GTGTTGACACCCCGGCAGGCGGCCCTGCTGGAAGCCTGGACGGAAACTCTGATTCCAGCCGACCACGATGCCGGGGCCCGTCAGGCCGGCGTGGTCACCTATATTGACCGCCAGCTCAACCGCAAATTCAAACGCCACCAGCCGGCTTACCGCGACGCGCTGGCTGCCGTCGATCGTCTGGCCGAGGGACGGTTCGAAGAGTGGACGCCGGAGCAGCGCACAGCCCTGCTAGCCAGCATGGAGCAGGGCTCGGCGCCTCGGGAGTTCTTTCCAGACGGCGGCAAAGCCGCGTTTGAGCTGGTGCTCGCACACACGATGCAGGGCTTCTACGGCAGCCCGCGGCATGGCGGCAATCGCGGCTACGCCTCGTGGAATATGATCGGCGTCCCTCCGCTGCCCGTACGCGGG
- a CDS encoding Gfo/Idh/MocA family oxidoreductase produces MSDRELSRRHFFYGSLLAGAVPAAGFGSTTSLSRAGFKSPNEKLNIAAIGAGGKGRSDIAGCSTENIVAFADPDDKRAAQTFEKYPKVPKYKDFRVMFDKEEKNIDAVLVSCPDHVHGSAAMWSMARGKHVYCQKPLVRTIWEAQQLTAAAAKYGVATQMGNQGYSNEGARQCAEIIWNGDIGGVTEVHAFTDRPGHYWPQGPEVAPKEESVPSTLDWDAWLADAEPRAYSPAYVPHNWRAFPDFGCGAIGDMACHILGTPNMALLLSAPTSVECIKKVGASEHTFPHQTVIRFDFPARGTMPALKLFWYDSLKEQPKIPGVPEGELLGDKDINGSVFIGDKGIVTTGCYGERTRLLPDAKMKDYTMPPPMLTRSPGHYRDWLRACKGGSPACSNFSVAGPFVEWMLLGTIAMRVEGKLEWDAAKGRITSHPDANKYLKPKFRKGWKFA; encoded by the coding sequence ATGTCCGATCGCGAACTCTCAAGACGTCATTTCTTCTATGGATCCCTACTCGCTGGAGCCGTGCCCGCCGCTGGATTTGGCAGCACCACGTCCCTCTCCAGAGCCGGCTTCAAGTCTCCGAACGAAAAACTGAACATCGCCGCGATCGGCGCCGGCGGTAAGGGCCGCAGCGACATCGCCGGCTGCAGCACCGAGAACATCGTCGCGTTTGCCGATCCAGACGACAAGCGCGCCGCCCAGACCTTCGAGAAGTATCCGAAGGTGCCGAAATACAAAGACTTCCGGGTCATGTTCGACAAGGAAGAGAAGAACATCGACGCGGTGTTGGTCTCGTGTCCCGACCACGTCCACGGCAGTGCCGCCATGTGGTCGATGGCGCGCGGCAAACACGTCTACTGCCAGAAGCCGCTGGTGCGCACCATTTGGGAGGCGCAGCAGTTGACGGCGGCGGCGGCCAAATACGGCGTTGCCACGCAGATGGGCAATCAGGGCTATTCCAACGAAGGCGCCCGGCAATGCGCCGAGATCATCTGGAACGGCGATATCGGCGGTGTGACGGAAGTGCACGCGTTCACCGACCGGCCGGGCCACTACTGGCCGCAAGGGCCCGAGGTCGCGCCGAAGGAAGAGTCGGTGCCGTCCACACTCGATTGGGATGCCTGGCTGGCCGACGCCGAGCCCCGCGCTTACAGCCCGGCTTACGTTCCGCACAACTGGCGTGCCTTCCCGGACTTCGGCTGCGGCGCCATCGGCGACATGGCGTGCCATATCCTGGGTACGCCCAACATGGCCCTGCTGCTCTCGGCGCCCACCAGCGTGGAGTGCATCAAGAAAGTGGGCGCGAGTGAACACACGTTCCCGCATCAGACCGTCATCCGCTTTGACTTCCCCGCGCGCGGCACGATGCCGGCTCTGAAGCTCTTCTGGTATGACAGCCTGAAGGAACAGCCGAAGATCCCAGGCGTCCCCGAAGGCGAACTGCTGGGCGACAAGGACATCAACGGCAGCGTGTTCATCGGTGACAAAGGCATCGTCACCACTGGCTGTTACGGCGAGCGTACGCGACTGTTGCCCGATGCCAAGATGAAGGACTACACGATGCCGCCTCCGATGCTGACCCGGTCGCCGGGCCACTATCGCGACTGGCTCAGGGCCTGCAAGGGCGGGTCGCCGGCCTGTTCGAATTTCAGCGTGGCCGGTCCGTTTGTCGAATGGATGCTGCTGGGCACCATCGCAATGCGGGTGGAAGGCAAGCTGGAGTGGGACGCCGCCAAGGGCCGCATCACCAGTCACCCCGACGCCAATAAGTATCTGAAGCCGAAGTTCCGCAAAGGCTGGAAGTTCGCCTAA
- a CDS encoding carboxymuconolactone decarboxylase family protein, translating to MSVVSLIEYADASAEVQAVYDDIMATRKVDNVNNFWKALANHPAMLRQVWEEVKTVMAPGALDPLVKEMIYVAVSATNGCEYCTYSHTAGARAKGMTEEMLGEVLAVAALANKTNRLANGYRVPVDEQFRRS from the coding sequence ATGTCTGTCGTTTCATTGATCGAGTATGCGGATGCGTCCGCGGAAGTCCAGGCCGTCTATGACGACATCATGGCCACCCGCAAGGTGGACAATGTCAACAACTTCTGGAAGGCCCTGGCGAATCATCCGGCCATGCTCCGGCAGGTGTGGGAAGAGGTGAAGACCGTGATGGCGCCCGGTGCGCTGGATCCTCTGGTGAAAGAGATGATCTATGTCGCCGTGAGTGCCACCAACGGCTGCGAATACTGCACCTACTCCCACACCGCCGGAGCGCGAGCCAAGGGGATGACGGAAGAGATGCTGGGCGAGGTACTGGCCGTGGCCGCGCTGGCGAACAAGACGAACCGGCTGGCGAATGGATATAGGGTACCGGTGGATGAGCAGTTCCGGCGGTCGTGA
- a CDS encoding M48 family metalloprotease, protein MSSSGGRESGVSQMLGGTGGGFGVSVQAGGRLAMVLRAFGVLAIAGGVLLAQTPAGSMEERTRARQTAMGRAYSRQLRGEAVVLENEAVRRYVDRVGGLLAAQMPGPKPSFEFTVAEITACPTTQEPAALPGGFVFFPARLLGASRNESEFAAVVAHAVAHEVLHRTPMAAPESGATIPLVMLGGWTGDCRGRQSVPIGFAATLKKQEREADALAWRALEAAGFDPRAVTSYVQRTVDSANTDVQRGEQEERLATMRSLKAAAATTRQDGVDFEVARAEIRRFVEASSPARRAPSLVGARQP, encoded by the coding sequence ATGAGCAGTTCCGGCGGTCGTGAATCAGGCGTTTCGCAGATGCTGGGCGGAACCGGCGGCGGGTTTGGCGTGTCCGTTCAGGCTGGAGGCCGGCTGGCTATGGTCTTGCGCGCGTTCGGAGTTCTGGCGATTGCCGGCGGAGTGCTGCTCGCGCAGACTCCTGCTGGATCCATGGAAGAGCGAACTCGTGCCCGGCAGACGGCGATGGGCCGGGCGTACTCCCGGCAGTTGCGCGGCGAAGCGGTCGTACTGGAGAACGAGGCCGTGCGGAGATACGTGGACCGCGTGGGTGGGCTGCTGGCGGCGCAGATGCCGGGCCCAAAGCCTTCGTTCGAGTTCACGGTAGCGGAGATTACCGCGTGTCCAACGACCCAGGAACCAGCGGCTCTGCCTGGCGGATTTGTGTTCTTCCCTGCCCGCCTGCTGGGTGCCTCTCGTAACGAGAGTGAATTCGCGGCGGTTGTGGCACATGCGGTCGCGCATGAGGTGCTGCACCGAACGCCGATGGCTGCACCGGAGAGCGGCGCCACAATTCCGCTCGTGATGCTCGGCGGGTGGACGGGCGATTGCCGGGGCCGGCAGAGCGTTCCTATTGGGTTTGCAGCGACGCTGAAGAAACAGGAACGGGAAGCCGATGCGCTGGCCTGGAGAGCGCTGGAGGCGGCCGGGTTTGATCCACGCGCTGTCACGAGCTACGTGCAAAGAACGGTGGACTCGGCCAACACGGATGTCCAACGCGGAGAGCAGGAAGAGCGGCTCGCGACGATGCGTTCATTGAAGGCCGCGGCGGCGACAACAAGGCAGGATGGCGTGGACTTCGAAGTTGCGCGAGCGGAGATCCGGCGGTTTGTCGAGGCATCGAGTCCGGCGCGGCGGGCACCATCGCTGGTGGGTGCGAGGCAGCCGTAG
- a CDS encoding 3-oxoacyl-ACP reductase family protein codes for MSQLAGKVALVTGASRGIGAAIAKRLAQDGATVAITYAASPGKAEEVVKSIEAAGGKALAIQADSGDPAAVKAAVAFAAEKFGRLDILVNNAGVAFMAPIGEFPEDQFERLLAVNVRGVFSATNEAVRHMSDGGRIIMIGSINGDFVPFTGGSVYALTKAAIAGFTRGLARDLGPRGITVNNLQPGPVDTEMNPAGGPNAAGLKAMMALQRFGQASEIAALVSLLAGPEGGYITGASLNIDGGFSA; via the coding sequence ATGTCACAGTTAGCAGGCAAGGTCGCCCTCGTGACGGGGGCCTCCCGGGGCATCGGAGCAGCCATCGCGAAGCGGCTCGCCCAGGATGGCGCGACCGTCGCCATCACCTACGCCGCCTCACCCGGAAAGGCGGAAGAGGTAGTGAAGTCCATCGAAGCCGCCGGGGGCAAGGCGCTGGCGATCCAGGCCGACAGCGGCGATCCCGCAGCCGTGAAGGCGGCGGTGGCCTTCGCTGCCGAGAAGTTTGGACGGCTGGATATCCTGGTGAACAACGCCGGCGTGGCGTTTATGGCTCCTATTGGCGAATTCCCTGAGGATCAGTTCGAACGGCTGCTGGCGGTGAATGTGCGCGGGGTCTTTAGCGCGACCAACGAGGCGGTCCGGCACATGAGCGACGGTGGCCGGATCATCATGATCGGCAGCATCAATGGGGATTTCGTGCCGTTCACGGGCGGCTCCGTCTACGCGCTGACCAAGGCGGCGATCGCGGGGTTTACTCGCGGCCTGGCGCGGGATCTTGGTCCTCGTGGCATCACGGTGAATAACCTGCAACCCGGTCCTGTGGATACGGAAATGAACCCGGCGGGCGGTCCCAACGCGGCCGGTTTGAAGGCAATGATGGCGCTGCAGCGGTTCGGCCAGGCAAGCGAAATCGCCGCGCTGGTTTCGCTGTTGGCAGGCCCCGAGGGCGGCTACATCACGGGTGCGAGCCTGAACATCGACGGCGGCTTCAGCGCTTGA
- a CDS encoding isoprenylcysteine carboxylmethyltransferase family protein, producing MVSEQESTPQAARTGNPLQGALVKYCVMALVEFSILRFVSGRGDWYRAWLYVVLKLAAQMVVGRMILRSNPDLLVERSRMQKGTKSWDKLLAVLVALVGPMSMWIVAALEARWIWPLRVDVGYSTAGFAVCLLGILLTAWAMISNRFFAATVRIQADRGQVVVDQGPYRYVRHPGYTGALAFTLASPFALGSWYALIPAVFTFVVLAVRTALEDRTLKAELAGYAEYANRVRSRLIPWVW from the coding sequence ATGGTCAGCGAACAGGAGTCAACCCCACAGGCTGCACGGACAGGCAATCCACTGCAAGGCGCGCTCGTCAAATACTGCGTCATGGCGCTGGTGGAGTTCTCCATTCTGCGGTTCGTTTCTGGGCGAGGCGACTGGTACAGGGCCTGGCTATATGTGGTGTTGAAACTGGCCGCGCAGATGGTCGTGGGACGGATGATCCTGCGGAGCAATCCGGACCTGCTGGTGGAGCGGTCGCGCATGCAGAAGGGCACCAAGAGCTGGGACAAGCTGCTGGCGGTGCTGGTCGCGCTGGTCGGCCCGATGTCGATGTGGATTGTGGCGGCCCTGGAGGCTCGGTGGATTTGGCCGTTGCGCGTCGACGTCGGCTACTCCACCGCGGGCTTCGCGGTTTGCCTGCTGGGTATCCTACTGACCGCCTGGGCGATGATTTCGAACCGGTTCTTCGCGGCTACGGTGCGGATTCAAGCCGATCGCGGCCAGGTAGTCGTCGACCAAGGGCCGTATAGGTATGTCCGTCATCCCGGCTACACAGGTGCACTGGCGTTTACGCTGGCCTCGCCTTTCGCCCTGGGCTCGTGGTACGCGCTGATCCCGGCGGTGTTCACGTTCGTAGTCCTGGCGGTGCGCACGGCGCTGGAAGATCGAACTCTGAAGGCGGAGTTGGCGGGGTATGCGGAGTATGCCAACCGGGTCCGGTCCAGGTTGATTCCATGGGTCTGGTAG